The Streptomyces cyanogenus DNA segment CGCCACCGTCACCGGCCTGTCCGCGTACGACGTGCCGCGCGCCAACGAGCGGATGTGCCGGGCCGTGCGCAACGCCGGACTGCCCGGCGTGGCCGCCCAGGCGATCGCCGCCGTCGACATCGCCCTGTGGGACCTCAAGGCGCGCCTGCTCGGCCTGCCCCTGGTCCACCTGCTGGGCGCCGCCCGCGACGACGTTCCCGTCTACGGCAGCGGCGGCTTCACCACCTACGACGCCGCCCGGCAGGAGCGCCAGCTGCGGGGCTGGGCCGAGAAAGAGGGCATCCCCCGCGTCAAGATCAAGATCGGGGAGTCGTGGGGCACCCGGGAGGACCGCGACCTGGACCGCGTCGCCCGGGCGCGGGCCACGGTCGGCGACACCGTCGAGCTGTACGTCGACGCCAACGGCGGCTACACCGCAGGCCAGGCCGTACGGATGGCGGGCCCGCTCGCCGACCACGGCGTCACCTGGTTCGAGGAGCCCGTCTCCTCCGACCACCTGACCACCCTCGCCGACGTCCGCGCCCGCACCCCGATCGACGTCACCGCCGGCGAGTACGGCTACACCCTCGCCTACTTCGAGCACATGCTGGCCGCCGGAGCCGTCGACTGCCTCCAGGCCGATGTCACCCGGTGCGGCGGCATCACCGTCTGGCTGCGCGCCGCCGCGCTCGCCCACGCGCGCGGGATCGACGTCTCGGGGCACTGCGCGCCCCACGCCCACGCCCATGTCGCCGCCGCCGTACCCAACCTGCGCCATCTGGAGTGGTTCCACGACCACGTCCGCATCGAGCGGCTCCTGTTCGACGGCGTCCTCGACCCCGGCGGCGGCAGCATCACCCCGGGCGCCGACGGGGCACCCGGACTCGGCCTGACCCTCGTGGAGGAGCGCGCGGCACCGTACCGGACGGAGTGAGCCGGAACCGTGTTTGCGCAGTCGCGTCCCGAGACCGCAGCAGAGGAGATGAACATGTCCCCGACCGTCGTCATCACCGGCGCCAGCGCCGGTATCGGCCGCGCCACCGCCCGCCTGTACGCCCGGCGCGGCGCCGACGTCGTCCTGGTCGCGCGCGGCGAGGGCGGCCTGGCGGTGGCGGCCGACGAGGTCGCGGCGCTCGGCGGACGGCCCCTGGTACGGCCCGCCGACGTCGCCGACCCGGCCCAGACGGAGGCCGTCGCCGAGGCCGCGGAGAAGGAGTTCGGCCCGATCGACCTCTGGATCAACTGCGCCTTCGCCAGCGTCTTCGCGCCGTTCGAGGAGATCACCCCCGAGGAGTACCGCCGGATCACCGAGGTCACCTACCTCGGCTTCGTCAACGGCACCCGCTCGGCCCTGAAGCGCATGCTGCCCCGCGACCGGGGCACGATCGTGCAGGTCGGCTCCGCGCTCGGGGAGCGCTCGATCCCGCTGCAGTCCGCGTACTGCGGAGCCAAGCACGCCATCAACGGCTTCACCTCCTCCCTGCGCACCGAGCTGCTGCACCGGGGCAGCCACGTGCACGTCACCGTCGCCCAGATGCCCGCGGTCAACACCCCGCAGTTCGAGTGGGTCCGCTCCCGCCTGTCCAAGCACCCCATGCCGGTCCCGCCGATCTACCAGCCCGAGGTGGCGGCGCGGGGCGTTGCGTACGCCGCCGACCACCCCGGCCGCAAGCAGTACTACATCGGCGCCACCACCGTGGCCACCATCTGGGCCAACCGGCTCGTCCCGGCGCTCCTCGACCGCTACCTGGCCCGCACCGGCTTCGACTCCCAGCAGACCGACCGCATCCCGCCCACCGGACTGGACAACCTCTTCGCGCCCGCCGACCGGGATCCCGCCGACGACCAGGGCGCGCACGGCTCCTTCGACGACAGCGCGCACGCCCGCTCCTGGCAGGAGGCCCTGGTCCGGCACCCCGCGGCCACCGCCCTGGGCGCGGGCGCCGCCGCACTCGGCGCCGTACGCGGATACCGCCGCCTGACCTCCCGGGCCGCCTAGGCTGACCCTCGTGCGCCTCCTGCTGATGTCCGACACGCACCTGCCCAAGCGGGCCAAGCGGCTCCCCGAGCAGCTGCTCGCCGAACTGCCGCGCGCGGACGTGGTGTTCCACGCCGGGGACTGGGTCGACACCGCCACCCTCGACCTGCTGGAGAGCCGCAGCCGCCGGCTGGTCGGCGTGTACGGCAACAACGACGGCCCCGAGCTGCGGGTCCGGCTGCCCGAGGTGGCGTACGCCGAACTGGGCGGCCTGCGCTTCGGTGTCGTCCACGAGACCGGGCCCGCCCAGGGCCGCGAGGCCCGCTGCGCCGCCCGCTTCCCGGACCTGGACGTCCTGGTCTTCGGGCACAGCCACATCCCCTGGGACACCACCGCGCCCGGCGGCCTGCGCCTGCTCAACCCCGGCTCCCCGACCGACCGCCGCCGCCAGCCGCACTGCACCTACCTGACGGCGGCCGTCGCGGACGGGGCGCTCACGGAGGTGACCCTGCACCGCCTGCCCCCGCGGGGGCCGGGCCGTGGCATGATCACCGGGTGAATCCCGGACCCGGCATGCCCGCCGTCGTGCCCGTCGGCCGGCTCGCCGCCGGCCCGCAGCCCGTGCTGGTGCTGACCGGCGGCCTGGAACTGCGGCCCTGGCGCCTGGACGACGCCGACGCCGACGCCCTGCACACCGCGGGGCGCGATCCGGCGATCAGTCACTGGAACCTCTTCACCGTCGGCAGCCGCGCCGAGGCCCGTGCCCGGATCGAGCGCCTGCACGCGCGCCGGCGGGACGAGACCGGGGTGATCTGGGCCGTCGCCCCGCGCGGCGGCGCCGCCGTCGGGCTCGCCGGACTCAACGACGTCGATCTGGCGGGCGGCACCGCCGAGGTCGTCTACTGGGTGCTGCCCGAGGCACGCGGCGGCGGCCTCGCGGTCGCGGCGACCCGGCGGCTCGTCCGCTGGGCCCTTTCCGACCTGGGCCTGCACCGGCTGGTCCTGTGCCACTCGACGGCCAACCCCGCATCCTGCCGGGTCGCCGAGAAGGCCGGGTTCACCTTCGAGGGCACCCAGCGCAGCGCCCTGCTGCACGCGGACGGCTGGCACGACCAGCACCTGCACGCGCGGGTGGCCGGCGACCCGGAGTAGCTCACCGGTCCTGCGGCGCGCGTGCGCCGGGCCGCGGCCTCGCCCCCGGACATGCCCGTGCCGGTCACGGCCGGCAGGGTGTCGGCGCCGCACTGCCGCTGCCCCGCACGCCGGCCCTCATCGCCAGGAGCTCTCCCCACCCGGCCGACGCCCCTTCAGAAGCCCGGGGCGCCGGACCACCCGTGCGGATGGATCTCCCCGCTCGTCCTGCTCAGCGGGGCCCCGCTGCCGCCCCAGCGCAGTGCCACGATCTCCGCCGCGACCGACACCGCCACCTCCTCCGGCGTACGGGCGCCGAGGTCGAGGCCGATCGGGGAGCGCAGGCGGGACAGTTCCTCGTCGGTGAGGCCGGACTCGACCAGACGGCGGAGCCGGTCGTCGTGGGTGCGCCGGCTGCCCATCGCCCCGATGTACGCGGCCGGGCGGCGCAGCGCCTCCCGCAGCACCGGCACGTCGAACTTCGGGTCGTGGGTCAGGACACAGATCACCGTCCGCTCGTCGGTGTGCGTGCCGCGCAGATACCGGTGCGGCCAGTCCACGACGACCTCCACGCCCTCCGGGAACCGCCGGGGCGTGGCGAACACCGGCCGGGCGTCGCACACGGTCACCCGGTAGCCGAGGAAGTCCCCGAGCCGGGCCACGGCCGCCGCGTAGTCGATGGCGCCGAAGACCAGCATGCGCGGCGGCGGCGCGAAGGAGTGCAGGAACACCGTGACGGTGTCCTCGCGCCGCTCCCCGTGCGGCCCGTAGTGCCTCAGCCCCGTCACACCGAGGGCGAGTTCGCCGCGCGCGTCGGCCGCGACGGCCGCGTCGAGCCCCCGGGTGCCCAGGCTGCCGGCGGCCGTCCGCGGCCACACCGCGAGGGTGGCGCCGCGCGGCGCCGGCCCGTCGACCACGGTGGCCGCGGTGACCGGCTCGCCGTCCGCGACGGACGCGGCGACCGCGCCGAACACCGGATCCCGGGCCGGGGTCACCGGCCGGACCAGGACGGTGATCTCGCCACCGCAGGTGAGCCCGGCCGCGAAGGCGTCCTCGTCGCTGTAACCGAACGTCTCCAGCCGGACCGCGCCGGTCTCGACGACCTCCTGGGCCAGCTCGAACACCGCGCCCTCCACACAGCCCCCGGAGACGCTGCCGACCACCTCGCCGTCCGGGCCGACGGCCAGCGCGGCGCCGGGCCCGCGGGGCGCGCTGCGGCTGACGGAGACGACCGTGGCCAGCCCGAACGGCACCCGGGCCGCGTACCACCGGTCCAGTACCGCGAGAATCTCACGCATCGTCCGCTCCTCGGCTCGCCTGCCCCGGCCTCACCCGGCACGGCATTTGGTTGAACGTTAATCCGTTGGTGGTGCCGTCGCCGTTCTGCTGCACTGCACCGGTCGAGTTCCCGAACCCACCAGGAGCGATCATGCGCGCACCGTTCATGTCCAGCCCGG contains these protein-coding regions:
- a CDS encoding enolase C-terminal domain-like protein — translated: MSDQPAVEAVDTAVYTVPTDTPEADGTLAWDRTTLVLVTVRAGATTGLGYTYAPAATAHLVRELLAATVTGLSAYDVPRANERMCRAVRNAGLPGVAAQAIAAVDIALWDLKARLLGLPLVHLLGAARDDVPVYGSGGFTTYDAARQERQLRGWAEKEGIPRVKIKIGESWGTREDRDLDRVARARATVGDTVELYVDANGGYTAGQAVRMAGPLADHGVTWFEEPVSSDHLTTLADVRARTPIDVTAGEYGYTLAYFEHMLAAGAVDCLQADVTRCGGITVWLRAAALAHARGIDVSGHCAPHAHAHVAAAVPNLRHLEWFHDHVRIERLLFDGVLDPGGGSITPGADGAPGLGLTLVEERAAPYRTE
- a CDS encoding SDR family oxidoreductase; translation: MSPTVVITGASAGIGRATARLYARRGADVVLVARGEGGLAVAADEVAALGGRPLVRPADVADPAQTEAVAEAAEKEFGPIDLWINCAFASVFAPFEEITPEEYRRITEVTYLGFVNGTRSALKRMLPRDRGTIVQVGSALGERSIPLQSAYCGAKHAINGFTSSLRTELLHRGSHVHVTVAQMPAVNTPQFEWVRSRLSKHPMPVPPIYQPEVAARGVAYAADHPGRKQYYIGATTVATIWANRLVPALLDRYLARTGFDSQQTDRIPPTGLDNLFAPADRDPADDQGAHGSFDDSAHARSWQEALVRHPAATALGAGAAALGAVRGYRRLTSRAA
- a CDS encoding GNAT family N-acetyltransferase, which gives rise to MPAVVPVGRLAAGPQPVLVLTGGLELRPWRLDDADADALHTAGRDPAISHWNLFTVGSRAEARARIERLHARRRDETGVIWAVAPRGGAAVGLAGLNDVDLAGGTAEVVYWVLPEARGGGLAVAATRRLVRWALSDLGLHRLVLCHSTANPASCRVAEKAGFTFEGTQRSALLHADGWHDQHLHARVAGDPE
- a CDS encoding metallophosphoesterase family protein encodes the protein MRLLLMSDTHLPKRAKRLPEQLLAELPRADVVFHAGDWVDTATLDLLESRSRRLVGVYGNNDGPELRVRLPEVAYAELGGLRFGVVHETGPAQGREARCAARFPDLDVLVFGHSHIPWDTTAPGGLRLLNPGSPTDRRRQPHCTYLTAAVADGALTEVTLHRLPPRGPGRGMITG
- a CDS encoding XdhC family protein, which gives rise to MREILAVLDRWYAARVPFGLATVVSVSRSAPRGPGAALAVGPDGEVVGSVSGGCVEGAVFELAQEVVETGAVRLETFGYSDEDAFAAGLTCGGEITVLVRPVTPARDPVFGAVAASVADGEPVTAATVVDGPAPRGATLAVWPRTAAGSLGTRGLDAAVAADARGELALGVTGLRHYGPHGERREDTVTVFLHSFAPPPRMLVFGAIDYAAAVARLGDFLGYRVTVCDARPVFATPRRFPEGVEVVVDWPHRYLRGTHTDERTVICVLTHDPKFDVPVLREALRRPAAYIGAMGSRRTHDDRLRRLVESGLTDEELSRLRSPIGLDLGARTPEEVAVSVAAEIVALRWGGSGAPLSRTSGEIHPHGWSGAPGF